Proteins co-encoded in one Gracilimonas sp. genomic window:
- a CDS encoding TAT-variant-translocated molybdopterin oxidoreductase, whose amino-acid sequence MNDLESTDRQMSEEVKETTYWKSLNELANNKEYQKFAEREFPENATELSDGVSRRGFLRVMGASVALAGLAACRRPVQKILPYSKQPEDVVPGVPLYYATAMPVQGNLVGLIAENHEGRPTKLEGNDMHPASRGGTSIFNQAAILGLYDPDRSRSPLQNGEKATKADFEAFANSHFANTGQRIAFISEANSSPTYNNIKEQALSKFNNATWVTYEPFGEDNVLEGNRIAFGGRLRTHYNFENADVIVSLNDDFMSSTHPNSVEYAKQVSSRRKVTDTDGEMNRIYSVEDSFSLTGSYADHRLRVKASQMEAFTYALAAALSTRVNGLSAFSGYSNEFSDHKWITALADDLAANAGRSALTLGSQHKPEVHAAVAAINNALGNTGSTVHYLEVPHLDEQNSTEAFANVVAEMKAGNIDTVVMVGVNPVFNAPADLDFENALSNVETVVNLSDYVDETSLKSTWHVNRAHFLEAWGDGYSYGGARSVIQPQIRPLHEGLSEIEFLNTIVSGSITAGYDLVRDTFQGYYRSGFDNRWTNILHDGIDTTGNFNEVNVRLTSGFTSAMNRATSNVTSTSGMEVVIRPDATLYDGRYANLGWLQELPDPMTKVTWDNVALMSPATAEKLGIEEASAGQDDYDVVEITVNGKSINIVAWIQPGHVDDAITLTTGYGREGIGRVASSYIDYTAGGVDVYPLRGTDNMLYASASVSKTGDTYEIACVQDHHSLEGRDMYRQASISEYKDNPDFASFASVHIYEVPGMKEAEEMGEDQPISLFDEQTYPDHEPQWGMAIDLNSCFGCGVCVIACQSENNIPVIGKKEVKSGREMHWIRNDRYYVGDDPDSPQAVHQPVPCMHCELAPCEQVCPVAATTHSDDGMNQMTYNRCIGTRYCANNCPYKVRRFNFFNYPKEYLTTGDDPDIIQMAMNPEVTVRFRGVMEKCTYCAQRVNRAKIEAKNKTGSPKPADGAVKTACQQACPADAIYFGDLTDDNSEVAKMKRNERNFQMLEELNTRPRTSYMAKLTNPNPALA is encoded by the coding sequence ATGAATGATTTAGAATCTACAGATCGACAGATGAGTGAAGAAGTGAAAGAAACTACGTATTGGAAGAGTTTAAACGAACTAGCCAATAATAAGGAATACCAGAAATTTGCCGAGCGCGAGTTTCCTGAGAACGCCACCGAACTTTCGGATGGTGTATCACGTCGTGGATTTTTACGTGTTATGGGAGCTTCCGTAGCTCTGGCCGGGCTCGCCGCTTGTCGCCGACCGGTTCAAAAAATCCTTCCTTATTCCAAGCAGCCCGAAGATGTAGTTCCCGGCGTACCTTTATATTATGCAACGGCAATGCCGGTTCAGGGCAACCTGGTTGGTTTGATTGCTGAGAATCATGAAGGCCGGCCTACCAAGCTTGAAGGTAACGACATGCATCCTGCCAGCCGTGGCGGAACCAGTATTTTTAATCAGGCAGCCATTCTTGGGCTGTACGATCCTGATCGATCACGATCACCTTTACAAAATGGCGAGAAAGCAACCAAAGCTGACTTTGAAGCTTTTGCCAACTCTCATTTTGCGAATACCGGTCAGCGTATCGCTTTCATTTCTGAAGCAAATTCCTCTCCTACTTACAACAATATTAAGGAGCAGGCCCTTTCGAAATTCAATAATGCAACCTGGGTTACTTATGAGCCATTTGGCGAAGACAATGTATTAGAAGGTAACCGAATTGCTTTTGGCGGACGACTGAGAACCCATTACAATTTTGAGAATGCGGATGTTATTGTTTCTCTGAATGATGACTTCATGAGTTCAACGCATCCAAACAGTGTTGAATACGCCAAACAAGTTTCTTCCCGACGTAAAGTGACCGATACAGACGGTGAAATGAACCGTATTTATTCGGTGGAAGATTCTTTCTCACTCACCGGTTCTTATGCCGATCACCGACTGAGAGTTAAAGCCAGCCAAATGGAAGCCTTTACTTATGCACTGGCTGCAGCGCTTTCTACACGCGTTAATGGATTAAGTGCTTTCAGCGGTTACTCAAACGAATTTTCTGATCACAAGTGGATTACAGCTCTTGCTGATGATCTGGCTGCTAACGCCGGACGTTCAGCACTTACGCTGGGAAGCCAGCACAAACCTGAAGTGCACGCTGCGGTTGCCGCAATTAATAATGCATTAGGAAATACCGGAAGCACAGTTCACTATTTAGAAGTGCCACACCTTGATGAGCAAAACAGCACTGAAGCTTTTGCCAATGTGGTTGCTGAAATGAAAGCCGGCAACATCGACACTGTTGTTATGGTGGGTGTGAACCCGGTATTCAACGCACCGGCTGATCTTGACTTTGAAAACGCCCTCTCTAATGTTGAAACCGTAGTCAATCTATCTGATTACGTTGATGAAACTTCCCTGAAATCTACCTGGCACGTAAACCGTGCACATTTCCTGGAAGCATGGGGAGACGGTTATTCTTATGGCGGAGCACGTTCAGTGATCCAGCCGCAAATCAGGCCTTTGCATGAAGGTTTAAGTGAAATTGAGTTTTTAAATACCATCGTATCCGGTTCTATTACTGCCGGTTATGATCTTGTAAGAGACACCTTTCAGGGATACTACCGTTCCGGTTTTGATAACCGATGGACCAATATCCTGCATGACGGTATTGACACTACCGGCAACTTTAACGAAGTAAATGTTCGGTTAACCTCCGGATTTACTTCCGCAATGAACCGCGCTACATCCAATGTTACTTCTACTTCCGGTATGGAAGTGGTTATTCGTCCTGATGCTACTTTGTACGACGGACGTTACGCCAACCTTGGGTGGCTTCAGGAGCTTCCCGACCCAATGACGAAAGTTACCTGGGATAACGTGGCGCTTATGAGTCCTGCTACGGCAGAGAAACTCGGTATTGAAGAAGCCAGTGCCGGACAAGATGATTACGATGTTGTAGAAATTACCGTAAATGGCAAGAGCATTAATATTGTAGCCTGGATTCAGCCGGGACATGTTGATGACGCCATTACTTTAACCACCGGTTATGGACGGGAAGGAATTGGCCGGGTAGCCAGTTCCTATATTGATTACACCGCAGGTGGGGTGGATGTGTATCCACTGAGAGGTACAGATAATATGCTGTATGCCTCAGCCAGCGTTTCCAAAACCGGTGACACCTATGAAATTGCCTGTGTTCAGGATCACCACAGCCTTGAAGGACGAGATATGTATCGTCAGGCTTCGATTTCTGAATACAAAGACAATCCGGACTTTGCTTCCTTCGCCTCGGTTCACATCTATGAAGTGCCGGGCATGAAAGAAGCAGAAGAAATGGGCGAAGATCAGCCTATTTCTCTCTTTGACGAGCAAACCTACCCCGATCATGAACCACAATGGGGAATGGCTATTGACCTGAACTCCTGTTTTGGTTGTGGTGTATGTGTGATCGCTTGTCAGTCAGAAAACAATATCCCTGTTATCGGGAAAAAAGAAGTGAAAAGCGGCCGTGAGATGCACTGGATCCGTAACGACCGCTACTATGTGGGTGATGATCCGGATTCACCACAAGCGGTTCACCAGCCGGTTCCATGTATGCATTGTGAGCTTGCCCCTTGTGAGCAGGTTTGCCCGGTTGCGGCAACTACCCACAGTGACGACGGCATGAACCAAATGACATATAACCGCTGTATCGGAACCCGTTACTGCGCGAATAACTGTCCTTATAAAGTTCGTCGATTCAACTTCTTCAACTATCCAAAAGAATACTTAACTACGGGCGACGATCCTGATATCATCCAAATGGCGATGAATCCGGAAGTAACCGTTCGTTTCCGTGGTGTGATGGAGAAATGTACGTATTGCGCACAGCGCGTAAACCGTGCAAAAATTGAAGCCAAGAACAAAACCGGTTCTCCAAAACCTGCAGATGGCGCTGTTAAAACTGCTTGTCAGCAAGCATGTCCTGCCGATGCCATTTACTTTGGTGATTTAACCGACGATAACAGCGAAGTTGCGAAAATGAAGCGCAACGAACGAAACTTCCAGATGCTCGAAGAGCTTAACACGCGTCCGAGAACATCTTATATGGCTAAACTTACGAATCCAAACCCTGCTTTGGCTTAA
- a CDS encoding cytochrome c3 family protein has translation MAQIFPKWTNQVPRKILIGLIVVLNAIIFGVWYFFSPEYTDVGYAPEQPVPYSHKLHVDQLGLDCQYCHTSVWDSKQANIPATQTCMNCHNQIKTDSDKLALVRESWETGKAIEWVRVHNLPDYAYFNHSAHTNVGVGCESCHGRIDKMEVVYQTEPLSMGWCLDCHREPEKYVRPVDEVTTMGYQVENQLEIGRELVDKKNIHAPTYCQGCHY, from the coding sequence ATGGCGCAGATTTTCCCCAAGTGGACAAATCAGGTTCCCCGAAAAATTTTAATTGGATTAATCGTGGTACTGAACGCAATCATTTTTGGTGTTTGGTACTTCTTCTCTCCTGAATACACTGACGTTGGCTACGCTCCGGAACAACCCGTTCCTTATAGTCACAAATTGCACGTGGATCAGCTTGGCCTCGACTGCCAGTACTGCCACACCAGTGTTTGGGATTCCAAGCAGGCTAACATTCCTGCCACGCAAACCTGTATGAATTGTCACAATCAAATTAAGACCGACAGCGATAAGCTGGCGCTGGTGCGTGAGAGCTGGGAAACCGGAAAAGCTATTGAATGGGTTCGCGTGCACAACCTGCCTGATTATGCTTATTTCAATCACTCTGCCCATACTAATGTGGGTGTGGGTTGTGAAAGCTGCCACGGAAGAATTGATAAGATGGAAGTTGTTTACCAGACTGAGCCGCTTAGCATGGGCTGGTGCCTGGATTGTCACCGGGAGCCGGAAAAGTATGTACGTCCCGTTGATGAAGTCACAACCATGGGTTACCAGGTTGAAAACCAGTTAGAAATTGGCCGTGAACTGGTAGATAAGAAGAATATTCATGCTCCAACTTATTGCCAGGGTTGCCATTACTAA
- a CDS encoding T9SS type A sorting domain-containing protein — protein sequence MGQRSKHIIGLIVIVSLHVTLKINVVAQAVDFKGNVKEVRHDYGYTDFNKIEITSKFIADSYYQDIRSKFYRTKQKLAKQKSRSYTYKIGEEKSFFVRDLLSGQKWYSEIFVKTYNRNGISLWIEKSAHDSLSKSNALTKILNGFDSYLHEGTPRLSVDSSKGIIEILEEYVGEFPNVDGDGELDVLLLDIHDEFQQTGSYVAGFFDPVNLFEFEYSNFRDIVYLDLFPTLLYEGEIYLERALSTFAHESQHLIHAGYEGNTPELVFVNEGYSEAVEIICGFEPRSTDAFQKSPYRKLTSWNYDNPLPDYSRASLWTHYLIEQLGALSLKEFVQNQEVGIKGYQSVIEAESELVFEEVFQNWGLALLLNDNNQNPTLGYKHELRQSQFLETVIKFQTLPGVLSGQLPQLVNLPLHYSLAKKLDFSTGQEFQNNVWLSSVSSYPGTDKKVVKKLRSSSIKVESTDADYGSIDIIVSNFGVEPSSDISSFSLFGDGSLSGIELQWSYGDFTPDIFFQNASYLMLDGSDEKLAIIIPPEESTYWLKQIRLWTLFKSELEGSGVDGDAERDFEILIYNVKGEKPDQPITSPVTIEVEREAGKLVEEAFSFFELYGDLSAVKDSVMVILRNDSDDENFIAFGLDYGSKNATFYSNESNIQQGWGALSNHKIGGNSLNNWNPAFEMGVVLPEVRVQEVSSIRDIDYGFDNVQVLVQPELKFDTSSIKTAAIMPDGSYRTGKQTALTKDGAIYEFPVMVDGQYTFINSYKSQDGKTIYRDNIEWSIDIPNGFILGNNYPNPFNPSTNVPFTLIEKAIVGWEVIDVLGRSVRSVPSRVFEAGNHSQKITLNGLASGVYFVQAVLKRERSNETKRFTGKVMLIK from the coding sequence ATGGGTCAGAGAAGTAAGCATATAATAGGGCTTATCGTAATAGTTTCTCTTCACGTTACTTTAAAAATAAATGTTGTTGCACAAGCTGTAGATTTTAAGGGTAATGTGAAAGAGGTAAGGCATGACTATGGCTACACTGATTTTAACAAAATAGAAATCACATCTAAGTTTATTGCTGATAGTTACTATCAAGATATTAGGAGCAAGTTTTATAGGACAAAGCAAAAGCTTGCTAAGCAGAAGAGCAGAAGTTATACATATAAAATTGGTGAGGAGAAAAGCTTTTTCGTTCGGGATTTATTATCGGGTCAAAAATGGTATTCAGAAATCTTTGTCAAGACCTATAATAGGAATGGAATTAGTTTATGGATAGAGAAGTCTGCGCATGATTCGCTTAGCAAATCAAATGCTTTGACAAAAATCCTTAATGGCTTTGATTCCTATTTGCATGAGGGAACACCAAGACTTTCAGTTGATTCTTCAAAAGGTATAATTGAAATATTAGAAGAATACGTTGGAGAGTTCCCAAATGTTGACGGTGACGGGGAGTTGGATGTACTGTTACTGGATATACATGACGAATTCCAACAGACAGGTAGTTATGTTGCTGGTTTTTTTGACCCGGTTAATTTATTCGAATTTGAATACTCGAATTTTAGGGACATCGTTTATTTAGACCTGTTTCCAACTCTATTGTATGAGGGTGAAATTTATTTGGAAAGGGCATTATCTACATTTGCACATGAGAGCCAACATCTAATACATGCAGGATATGAAGGAAATACTCCTGAATTGGTATTTGTAAATGAAGGGTATTCCGAAGCAGTTGAAATCATTTGTGGGTTTGAACCAAGATCTACGGACGCCTTTCAAAAAAGTCCTTACAGAAAGCTTACAAGTTGGAACTATGATAACCCGTTGCCAGATTACTCAAGGGCATCTTTATGGACGCATTATCTGATTGAACAATTAGGAGCTCTAAGCCTGAAGGAGTTTGTTCAGAACCAAGAAGTAGGAATCAAGGGGTACCAAAGTGTGATAGAAGCTGAGTCTGAACTTGTTTTTGAGGAAGTATTTCAAAATTGGGGGTTAGCATTACTTCTTAATGATAATAATCAAAACCCGACGCTTGGCTATAAACATGAGTTAAGACAAAGTCAGTTTTTAGAAACAGTAATCAAATTTCAAACTTTACCAGGTGTATTAAGTGGCCAGCTACCTCAATTAGTGAACTTACCATTACACTATTCATTAGCTAAAAAACTTGATTTTAGTACCGGACAAGAATTTCAGAATAATGTATGGCTTAGTTCAGTTTCCAGTTACCCCGGAACAGATAAAAAAGTGGTTAAGAAACTCAGATCATCTTCTATTAAGGTTGAATCCACAGATGCTGATTATGGAAGTATAGATATCATTGTTTCTAACTTTGGAGTGGAACCATCTTCTGATATTTCATCTTTTAGTCTTTTCGGGGATGGCTCACTTTCCGGAATAGAGCTGCAATGGAGTTATGGCGACTTCACTCCTGATATATTTTTCCAAAACGCTTCTTATTTGATGTTGGATGGTAGTGATGAAAAGCTTGCCATAATCATCCCTCCGGAAGAATCTACCTATTGGCTAAAACAGATAAGGCTTTGGACACTATTTAAATCGGAGCTTGAAGGGTCAGGAGTTGATGGAGACGCAGAGAGAGATTTTGAAATACTCATATACAATGTAAAAGGAGAAAAGCCGGATCAGCCAATAACAAGTCCTGTTACTATTGAGGTTGAGAGAGAGGCAGGAAAGTTGGTTGAGGAGGCTTTCTCCTTTTTTGAGCTTTATGGCGATTTATCTGCTGTAAAGGATTCAGTGATGGTCATCCTCCGTAACGATTCAGATGACGAAAATTTTATAGCATTTGGACTGGACTATGGAAGTAAAAATGCCACTTTTTATTCTAATGAATCGAATATCCAACAAGGATGGGGGGCATTATCAAATCATAAGATTGGTGGAAATTCTTTAAATAATTGGAATCCGGCATTCGAGATGGGGGTAGTTCTGCCTGAAGTTAGAGTTCAAGAGGTTTCTTCAATCCGTGATATTGACTATGGATTTGATAATGTACAGGTGCTTGTACAACCTGAATTAAAATTCGATACCTCATCAATTAAAACGGCTGCCATTATGCCGGATGGAAGTTATAGAACCGGAAAGCAAACAGCGTTAACTAAGGATGGAGCCATTTATGAATTCCCGGTTATGGTAGATGGCCAGTACACCTTTATAAATAGTTATAAATCTCAGGACGGTAAAACTATATATCGGGATAACATAGAATGGAGTATAGATATCCCAAATGGATTTATTCTGGGTAATAACTATCCGAATCCATTTAATCCATCTACTAATGTTCCTTTTACTCTGATTGAGAAAGCAATCGTGGGCTGGGAAGTGATTGATGTATTGGGAAGGAGTGTGAGGAGTGTGCCTTCAAGAGTATTTGAGGCAGGAAATCATTCTCAGAAAATAACCCTGAATGGCCTGGCTAGCGGAGTATACTTTGTTCAGGCTGTATTAAAAAGAGAGAGAAGCAATGAGACCAAAAGATTCACCGGAAAAGTGATGCTTATTAAATGA
- a CDS encoding PQQ-binding-like beta-propeller repeat protein has protein sequence MKRFSELLFLFTLLIQSCFTTSDKPKNEDPILPQLWEYSYEHVDAPNHPPLVTDNGMVVMSGDAHITALSVENGTLIWQKEDFGVYSLAGAKLLENENQLFTNHYDELIAWNKSTGDRLWTVPIDSPLTVFEIGTHAIFNNGYAIVGLGSQLYTVNVNGGVEYIKNLGMPVAHVGSNSQKLFAGQAKNIHGGLTVGQITALDSSTGDSLWAYFTENGGFVRTAPIVEDGILYAGTSGNSEENVYMALDAKTGAIIWEFITDDSGKWTRNFTIGPKHLFFAGDARLFALDKSTGELAWEYSWEGSAFVQQVYLEGYVYHSDHGSIFVLDVETGELVHEQQGPEGGGYIWHLSVSENKLLVQSSYKLVAYQPWHLRED, from the coding sequence ATGAAAAGATTCAGTGAACTTCTATTTTTATTTACCTTATTAATCCAATCTTGTTTTACAACGAGTGATAAACCCAAGAATGAAGATCCTATCCTTCCTCAATTATGGGAATATTCCTATGAACATGTTGATGCACCTAATCACCCTCCATTAGTAACGGATAATGGAATGGTTGTAATGAGTGGTGATGCTCATATTACAGCATTATCGGTTGAGAATGGAACTTTGATTTGGCAAAAAGAAGACTTTGGGGTGTATTCATTGGCGGGGGCTAAACTTTTAGAGAATGAGAATCAGCTTTTTACAAATCACTATGATGAGTTAATTGCTTGGAACAAAAGTACTGGAGATCGTTTATGGACAGTACCGATAGATTCTCCTTTGACGGTTTTCGAGATTGGCACACATGCTATATTTAATAATGGCTATGCCATTGTTGGTTTGGGCAGTCAATTGTACACAGTTAATGTAAATGGAGGTGTTGAATACATAAAAAATCTGGGAATGCCGGTAGCACATGTTGGAAGCAATAGTCAGAAATTATTTGCAGGGCAGGCAAAAAACATCCATGGCGGCCTCACCGTAGGCCAGATCACGGCGTTAGATTCTAGTACTGGAGATAGCCTGTGGGCCTACTTTACGGAAAACGGTGGATTTGTACGAACCGCCCCCATTGTGGAGGACGGTATTCTTTATGCCGGGACCTCGGGAAACTCTGAAGAAAATGTTTATATGGCTTTGGATGCCAAAACAGGGGCGATCATTTGGGAATTTATTACCGATGACTCAGGCAAATGGACCCGGAACTTTACTATTGGCCCTAAGCATCTGTTTTTCGCAGGAGATGCGAGACTGTTTGCATTGGATAAAAGTACTGGCGAGTTAGCTTGGGAATATAGCTGGGAGGGTTCTGCCTTTGTACAACAGGTGTATCTGGAAGGCTATGTCTATCATTCCGACCATGGGAGTATTTTTGTTCTGGACGTCGAAACTGGGGAGTTGGTACACGAGCAACAAGGACCGGAAGGCGGGGGTTACATCTGGCACCTGTCTGTTTCAGAGAATAAACTATTAGTTCAAAGCAGCTACAAACTGGTAGCCTACCAGCCGTGGCACTTAAGGGAGGATTGA
- a CDS encoding DUF420 domain-containing protein: MPENFTLPESSKILEQISAKKAIGLIAGLSIVAVLFLFWLIYFKEGAEAPVPWIKNLSAVNAGLNFLSTIFLVLAFREIKRRDFQKHMRFNLAAFVTSSLFLVSYVVYHHFVGDTKFMGEGFIRPVYFFILITHIVLSVFVVPLVLSSFYFAFSGKFKTHKKVSRWTFPIWLYVSVTGVLVFLMLKTWG, translated from the coding sequence ATGCCCGAAAATTTCACCTTACCTGAATCTTCAAAAATATTAGAACAAATCAGCGCAAAGAAGGCCATCGGACTGATAGCCGGACTCAGTATAGTGGCCGTACTTTTTCTTTTTTGGCTGATCTATTTCAAGGAAGGGGCCGAGGCTCCGGTTCCATGGATTAAGAACCTGTCGGCCGTAAATGCCGGGTTGAATTTTCTGAGTACGATCTTTCTGGTACTGGCTTTTCGGGAAATAAAACGCAGGGATTTTCAGAAACACATGCGGTTTAATCTCGCAGCTTTTGTGACCTCCTCCTTATTTTTGGTGAGCTACGTAGTGTACCACCATTTTGTGGGAGATACCAAGTTCATGGGCGAGGGATTTATCCGTCCTGTTTATTTCTTCATACTGATAACGCATATCGTCCTCTCCGTTTTTGTGGTGCCGCTGGTGCTTTCCAGTTTCTACTTTGCATTCAGCGGAAAATTTAAAACCCACAAAAAAGTATCCCGGTGGACATTCCCCATCTGGCTGTATGTTTCAGTGACCGGGGTGTTGGTATTCCTGATGCTTAAAACCTGGGGTTGA
- the hemN gene encoding oxygen-independent coproporphyrinogen III oxidase: MNTELIRKYNVPGPRYTSYPAVPFWDEEGITTEDWESTLISSFVESYADGISLYIHLPFCESLCTFCGCHKQITRRHDVEDPYIQTVLKEWQLYLDFLPLTPMIREIHLGGGTPTFFSTSNLEILINGILEKAELAEDYQFSFEGHPNNTSKEHLQTLYDLGFRRVSYGVQDYDPQVQFAINRIQPFDNVKRVHEWSQEIGYTSVNHDLVFGLPHQTPESIENTINKTNELRPDRIAFYSYAHVPWMKGNGQRGFDEKDLPKDHEKRALYELGKHMFFKNGYREIGMDHFALPSDSLYQAMKARDLHRNFMGYTSGSTKALIGLGMSAISDSWYSFAQNEKKLKDYRQQVEEGDLPVFRGHLLSTEDLLLRENILNIMCRFETEFEGDYPLFEKIKEDLEELVSDGLVHINGRKVTVTKEGIPFVRNICMAFDRKLQESKPRENLFSKTV, encoded by the coding sequence ATGAATACCGAACTGATACGAAAATACAACGTTCCGGGACCGAGATATACGAGCTATCCGGCGGTTCCTTTTTGGGATGAAGAAGGAATCACAACTGAAGACTGGGAATCTACCCTGATAAGTTCGTTCGTGGAAAGCTATGCGGATGGGATTAGCCTGTACATTCACCTTCCGTTCTGTGAAAGCTTGTGCACTTTTTGCGGGTGTCATAAGCAAATTACCAGGCGCCACGACGTGGAAGATCCTTATATACAAACAGTACTAAAGGAATGGCAGTTATACCTGGATTTTCTACCGCTTACTCCGATGATTCGGGAAATCCATTTGGGCGGAGGAACGCCCACCTTTTTCAGTACATCCAATCTTGAAATACTTATCAATGGAATACTGGAGAAAGCGGAACTCGCAGAAGATTATCAGTTCAGCTTTGAAGGGCATCCGAATAATACTTCCAAAGAGCACCTGCAGACTTTGTATGATCTGGGATTTCGGAGGGTTTCATACGGAGTTCAGGATTACGACCCGCAGGTACAGTTTGCCATCAATCGCATTCAGCCATTTGACAATGTGAAACGGGTTCATGAGTGGTCACAGGAAATTGGTTACACCTCTGTAAATCATGACCTGGTATTCGGGCTCCCTCATCAAACACCGGAAAGCATAGAGAATACCATTAATAAAACGAACGAGCTTCGTCCGGACCGGATTGCCTTTTACAGTTATGCGCATGTGCCCTGGATGAAGGGGAACGGTCAGCGGGGGTTTGATGAAAAAGACCTGCCCAAAGATCACGAAAAGCGAGCGTTGTATGAGCTGGGAAAACACATGTTTTTTAAAAATGGATACCGGGAAATAGGTATGGATCATTTTGCTTTGCCGTCCGACTCCTTGTATCAGGCAATGAAGGCCAGGGACCTGCACCGTAATTTTATGGGATACACGTCCGGCTCAACAAAAGCCTTAATTGGTTTGGGGATGTCGGCCATTAGCGACAGCTGGTATAGTTTTGCCCAGAACGAGAAAAAGCTTAAAGATTACCGGCAGCAAGTGGAAGAGGGTGATTTGCCCGTTTTTAGAGGACACCTGTTGAGTACGGAAGACCTGTTGCTCCGCGAAAATATCCTGAACATCATGTGTCGTTTTGAAACGGAGTTTGAGGGTGATTATCCCTTATTTGAAAAGATTAAGGAGGATTTAGAAGAATTGGTATCTGACGGACTGGTTCATATAAACGGCCGTAAAGTGACGGTTACAAAAGAAGGAATTCCATTTGTACGAAATATTTGTATGGCCTTCGACCGCAAGCTTCAGGAAAGCAAGCCCAGAGAGAACTTGTTTTCTAAAACCGTATGA
- a CDS encoding DUF488 family protein has translation MKHQIKLKRVYEESAPDDGYRILTERLWPRGVSKERANLDEWMKGVAPSHELRKWFDHDPEKWDEFKDRYRKELFGSEAVQQLIDTVEKEDVITFVFASKDEEHNSSVVLKEFIEQLLSE, from the coding sequence ATGAAGCATCAAATAAAACTGAAACGCGTTTACGAAGAGTCTGCTCCGGATGATGGGTACCGAATCCTCACCGAACGGTTGTGGCCACGCGGGGTTTCCAAAGAGCGTGCTAACCTGGACGAGTGGATGAAAGGGGTAGCACCCAGCCACGAGTTAAGAAAATGGTTCGATCACGACCCTGAGAAGTGGGATGAATTCAAGGACCGCTACCGGAAAGAATTATTTGGTTCTGAGGCTGTTCAACAACTTATTGACACGGTAGAAAAGGAAGATGTCATTACCTTTGTATTTGCATCCAAAGATGAGGAGCACAACAGCTCGGTTGTGCTGAAAGAGTTTATAGAACAACTTCTTTCCGAATGA
- a CDS encoding LLM class flavin-dependent oxidoreductase: MEFGIYTFVENTPDAESGKTLHPSQRLKNLMEEIELADELGLDVFAIGEHHREEYVSSSPSTLLAAAASRTKNIRLSSAVTVLGSEDPVRVFQQFSTIDLLTEGRAEIMVGRGSFIESFPLFGYDLQNYEELFSEKLKLLMKLREEEKITWQGKYRPSINNRGVYPQSYQDKMPVWRAVGGTPKSAYEAGAMGMPMAIAIIGGQPAQFKQMADLHRRAAEEHNQPKPALSINSHGFIAETTQEAADIAFPAFKTTMDKIGKERGWPVMSRQQFDASITLKGANVVGSPQDVIDKIMYQHEIFNHDRFLLQMSVGSVPHEKLLRSIELFAKEVAPVVRKKLSQASPA, encoded by the coding sequence ATGGAATTTGGGATATATACCTTTGTAGAAAACACCCCTGATGCTGAAAGCGGAAAAACGTTACATCCGTCTCAACGGCTTAAAAACCTGATGGAAGAAATTGAACTGGCCGATGAACTTGGGCTGGATGTTTTTGCCATTGGGGAGCATCACCGGGAAGAGTACGTCTCATCTTCACCATCAACGCTGCTTGCAGCTGCTGCAAGCCGAACCAAAAATATCCGGTTGAGCAGTGCGGTTACTGTACTCGGTTCGGAAGATCCGGTTCGGGTGTTTCAGCAATTTTCAACCATTGACCTGCTTACGGAAGGAAGGGCAGAAATTATGGTGGGGCGTGGTTCTTTTATTGAGTCTTTTCCATTGTTTGGCTACGATTTGCAAAATTATGAAGAGCTTTTTTCCGAAAAACTAAAGCTGTTGATGAAGCTCAGAGAAGAAGAGAAAATCACCTGGCAGGGTAAATATCGTCCATCCATTAATAACAGAGGCGTGTATCCTCAGTCTTATCAGGATAAAATGCCGGTATGGCGGGCAGTTGGTGGAACGCCAAAGTCGGCATATGAAGCGGGAGCAATGGGAATGCCTATGGCTATTGCGATTATTGGAGGTCAACCGGCTCAGTTTAAACAAATGGCCGACCTGCATCGCCGCGCTGCCGAAGAACACAATCAACCCAAACCTGCATTGAGTATAAATTCTCACGGATTCATTGCAGAAACCACACAGGAAGCCGCTGATATTGCTTTTCCGGCTTTTAAAACTACGATGGACAAAATCGGAAAGGAGAGAGGGTGGCCTGTGATGAGTCGACAGCAGTTTGATGCATCGATCACTTTAAAAGGAGCAAATGTAGTTGGAAGCCCGCAGGATGTAATTGATAAAATCATGTACCAGCATGAGATCTTTAATCATGACCGATTTCTTCTTCAGATGAGTGTGGGAAGCGTTCCTCATGAAAAGCTTTTACGCTCTATTGAACTGTTTGCCAAAGAAGTTGCTCCGGTCGTTCGTAAAAAATTGAGTCAGGCTTCTCCTGCTTAA